The following are from one region of the Pirellulaceae bacterium genome:
- the cas7u gene encoding type I-U CRISPR-associated protein Cas7, with product MSEFSSLKSVNRLLLSVELKPVQGDRFQPTGFPSLGTATYQTRDGQNVLVESAQSMANRLEGVCWDTGVNQPVACLRGISHVTVNRQGKFLTDSMLESHRINSPYLLEGKDKTFIEQLKSDLGGLDEGPIDRRLLAEVLLKYDIGSLIHGVFLAKKELAGGRLRIARALSAFIEAYGVRVAASGGVKNDHVNPSGDTKSGFGNVPFSRDEFVADKIVCHINLDLAQIRGFGLNEDAEVLLIALALYRIRKLLDGDLRLRTACDLEPVNREQIVANRPAGFVLPTLTELETAVAAAIKKCGNAMVHTTVNFEDDLKKAKDKDSAGDSPENDEAADAEEDGE from the coding sequence TAAGCCCGTTCAGGGAGATCGGTTTCAGCCAACGGGCTTTCCCAGCCTGGGCACGGCAACCTATCAAACACGCGATGGGCAGAATGTGCTCGTGGAGAGCGCACAGAGTATGGCCAATCGACTGGAAGGTGTGTGCTGGGACACCGGCGTCAACCAGCCTGTTGCGTGTTTGCGGGGGATTAGCCATGTCACAGTGAACAGGCAAGGAAAGTTTCTGACAGACTCCATGCTCGAGTCGCATCGCATCAATAGCCCCTATTTGCTCGAAGGAAAGGACAAGACGTTTATCGAACAACTCAAATCTGACCTTGGTGGATTAGACGAAGGGCCAATTGATCGCCGTCTTCTGGCAGAAGTCTTGCTCAAGTACGACATCGGCAGTCTGATTCATGGAGTATTCCTCGCAAAGAAAGAGTTGGCGGGTGGTCGGTTGCGAATCGCCCGGGCTCTATCCGCATTCATTGAAGCCTACGGAGTGCGAGTTGCGGCATCCGGTGGCGTGAAGAATGATCATGTGAACCCATCAGGTGATACAAAAAGCGGATTCGGCAATGTGCCGTTTTCACGTGATGAATTTGTGGCCGACAAAATTGTCTGCCATATCAATTTGGACCTGGCTCAAATTCGCGGCTTCGGTCTGAACGAAGATGCCGAAGTGTTGCTGATTGCGTTGGCTCTGTACCGAATTCGCAAGCTGCTCGACGGCGATCTGCGCCTACGTACAGCCTGTGATCTGGAGCCAGTCAATCGTGAGCAGATCGTCGCCAATCGACCTGCTGGCTTTGTTCTGCCAACGCTGACGGAATTGGAAACCGCAGTTGCAGCGGCGATCAAGAAATGTGGCAACGCGATGGTTCATACCACCGTCAATTTCGAAGATGACTTGAAGAAGGCCAAAGACAAGGATTCTGCTGGCGACTCACCAGAAAATGATGAAGCTGCCGATGCTGAAGAGGATGGAGAATAA